The Candidatus Nitrosymbiomonas proteolyticus genome has a segment encoding these proteins:
- a CDS encoding cytosine methyltransferase, with product MTGQNAGFYIRRERETWSFSKHPQLEDTAAYLEGQVDIVIGGPPCQGHSNFNNATRKVDARNGLYFAAVAMAVALRPHAIIFENVPEVRIARSQVVGVAKALLESSGYIVRDFVLTATDFGWPQTRKRHFLLASRTGIASESDLREIYGGPHPTSSSFLARLPRRAKPNLLNEVPEFNEDTQRRLRFYAENEGVYDLPLHLRPPCHRNGTTYESVYGRIRPDGPFPTITTGFLTPGRGRFVHPCEPRTLTPSEAAFVQGFPAWYDFGEDEGLSRKLLTKWIGDAVPLPLGYVAAMAVLPGMLGTTLREVAGV from the coding sequence ATGACCGGCCAGAATGCTGGGTTCTATATCCGCCGGGAGCGCGAGACGTGGAGCTTTTCAAAACATCCTCAACTCGAAGATACCGCCGCGTACCTAGAGGGGCAAGTGGACATTGTCATTGGAGGGCCGCCGTGCCAAGGACACAGCAACTTCAACAACGCCACGCGCAAGGTCGACGCCCGCAATGGGCTGTACTTTGCTGCGGTCGCAATGGCGGTGGCGTTACGCCCGCACGCGATCATCTTCGAAAACGTTCCGGAGGTTCGGATTGCTCGCTCTCAGGTGGTGGGCGTTGCGAAGGCGCTTCTCGAATCGAGCGGTTACATCGTTCGGGATTTCGTACTTACCGCAACCGATTTCGGTTGGCCCCAAACGAGGAAACGGCACTTCCTGCTCGCAAGCCGAACAGGAATCGCGTCGGAATCCGACCTGCGTGAGATCTACGGAGGACCGCATCCGACCTCTTCGAGCTTCCTTGCTCGTCTGCCAAGGCGCGCGAAGCCCAACCTATTGAATGAGGTTCCGGAGTTCAATGAGGACACGCAGAGGCGCCTCCGGTTCTACGCGGAGAACGAAGGCGTTTACGACCTCCCCCTCCACCTCCGCCCGCCGTGCCACCGAAATGGCACCACCTACGAATCCGTCTACGGCAGGATCAGGCCGGATGGCCCGTTTCCCACCATCACCACGGGATTCCTCACGCCCGGAAGGGGAAGGTTCGTCCACCCCTGCGAACCGCGCACGCTCACCCCATCCGAAGCCGCGTTCGTGCAAGGGTTCCCGGCTTGGTACGACTTCGGAGAAGACGAAGGACTCAGCCGCAAGCTGCTCACCAAGTGGATCGGCGACGCCGTCCCATTGCCGCTCGGCTACGTCGCTGCGATGGCGGTGTTGCCGGGGATGCTCGGTACGACCCTTCGGGAGGTCGCAGGTGTATAG
- a CDS encoding haem-binding uptake, Tiki superfamily, producing the protein MLTALAPAAFLTAQAVNPLQLPIGRPGTLEVGLGEMRSTITGKLTSPDDVAAAADGHRFVYLGESHDRARHHEMQAAIVEALVRRDRTVIVGFEMFTRPVQDELNPWTLGWLSEDEFIERSQWKTQWGFDYGLYRPIFEAVRRNRLPMVALNVPRDWVRAVGRGGPSALTPEQSSQVPPLYLENSDHRSVFEALMGGHPVSGTQGENIYAAQVLWDEGMADTALKYLDRFPKSASTVFVVIAGSGHVMYGQGINYRIDRRTGERGVTVMMAEGEGPTRVARGIGEFVYVSQPES; encoded by the coding sequence ATGCTAACTGCTCTCGCGCCAGCGGCATTCTTGACCGCGCAAGCCGTCAATCCGCTTCAACTCCCCATCGGCCGACCCGGAACCCTCGAAGTCGGACTGGGAGAGATGCGTTCGACGATCACGGGCAAACTAACAAGTCCCGACGACGTGGCGGCCGCCGCAGACGGGCATCGCTTCGTATATTTGGGCGAATCTCACGACCGGGCGCGGCACCATGAAATGCAAGCCGCGATTGTCGAGGCTCTGGTTCGGCGGGACCGGACTGTGATCGTTGGCTTCGAAATGTTTACGCGCCCGGTTCAAGACGAACTCAACCCGTGGACGCTCGGGTGGCTTTCGGAAGACGAGTTCATCGAGCGGAGCCAATGGAAGACGCAGTGGGGCTTCGACTACGGGCTTTACCGGCCGATCTTTGAGGCCGTGAGAAGGAACCGCTTGCCGATGGTGGCGCTCAATGTCCCTCGTGATTGGGTGCGCGCGGTCGGCAGGGGCGGGCCTTCGGCGCTCACGCCCGAGCAGTCCTCGCAAGTTCCTCCGCTGTACTTGGAGAACTCCGACCATCGCAGCGTTTTCGAGGCTCTGATGGGAGGCCATCCGGTCTCGGGAACCCAGGGCGAGAACATCTACGCCGCGCAGGTGCTTTGGGACGAGGGGATGGCGGACACGGCGCTGAAGTACCTCGACCGCTTCCCCAAGAGCGCGTCAACGGTCTTCGTCGTGATTGCCGGCTCCGGGCACGTCATGTATGGACAGGGCATCAACTACCGAATTGACCGGCGAACCGGCGAACGAGGCGTTACGGTGATGATGGCGGAAGGCGAGGGCCCGACCCGAGTCGCCCGAGGCATCGGCGAGTTCGTTTATGTCTCACAACCGGAGTCGTGA
- a CDS encoding hydroxyacid dehydrogenase, whose product MIVLVADKFEQSGLDGIAELGHEVRYEPALKDDALRAGVIESSAEVLIVRSTKVPAEVMEGSKLRLVIRAGAGYNTIDVAAATRLGIYVANCPGKNSQAVAELAFGLLLSADRHIPDNVADLRAGKWNKKAFSQARGLCGRTLGLVGLGMIGKEMIPRAKAFGMRVVAHSQWLDGTTAKELGIEKVSLDDLAEQSDYVSVHCSLRPETKGLLGPEFFSKIKQGAVFVNTSRAEVVDQAALLEAVHTRDVVAGLDVFEGEPDVPEGEYSGVLRNEPKVYCTHHIGASTDQAQQAVADEVVRIVRVFEASGTPPNAVNEPVSAGVR is encoded by the coding sequence ATGATTGTGTTGGTTGCGGATAAGTTCGAGCAGTCGGGACTCGACGGGATTGCCGAGTTGGGTCACGAGGTCCGGTATGAGCCCGCACTGAAGGACGACGCTTTGAGGGCCGGGGTTATAGAGTCCAGTGCCGAAGTCCTCATCGTTCGCTCGACCAAGGTTCCCGCCGAAGTCATGGAGGGCTCGAAGCTGAGGTTGGTCATTCGGGCAGGCGCAGGCTACAACACCATCGACGTCGCGGCCGCCACCCGTCTGGGAATCTACGTCGCGAACTGTCCCGGAAAGAACAGCCAAGCGGTGGCGGAATTGGCGTTTGGGTTGTTGCTTTCTGCCGACCGCCACATTCCCGACAACGTAGCCGATTTGAGGGCCGGGAAATGGAACAAGAAGGCGTTCTCGCAAGCTCGCGGACTTTGCGGGCGCACGCTAGGACTCGTCGGGCTGGGGATGATCGGGAAGGAGATGATCCCCCGAGCCAAGGCGTTTGGGATGCGCGTGGTCGCTCACAGCCAGTGGCTCGACGGAACTACCGCGAAGGAGTTGGGAATTGAGAAGGTGTCGCTTGATGATCTCGCAGAGCAAAGCGACTACGTCAGCGTGCACTGCAGCTTGCGCCCCGAAACCAAGGGGCTTCTGGGCCCTGAGTTCTTTTCGAAGATCAAGCAGGGTGCGGTCTTCGTCAACACGAGCCGCGCCGAGGTCGTGGACCAAGCTGCTCTCTTGGAAGCCGTTCACACGCGAGACGTCGTCGCCGGGCTGGATGTGTTTGAGGGTGAGCCTGACGTACCCGAAGGCGAGTATTCCGGTGTCCTCCGTAACGAACCCAAGGTGTACTGCACCCACCATATCGGCGCGAGCACGGATCAGGCGCAACAAGCGGTCGCCGACGAGGTCGTCCGCATCGTTCGGGTCTTTGAGGCATCCGGAACCCCACCGAACGCTGTGAACGAGCCTGTGAGCGCGGGCGTTCGGTAG
- a CDS encoding preprotein translocase subunit SecA, whose product MVDYLRKLFDTSKRDVESLAPIVDRINSYEEDFAAKSDEELQELTLKFKERLNAGETLEDVLPEAFAAVREASKRTLKMRHFDVQLLGGLVLHQGRIAEMKTGEGKTLVATLPMYLNALTGKGVHLVTVNDYLARRDAAWMGPIYHFLGLTVGIIQGQSEDSDELGGSFKYVPGADVAGDPRYVNLVPCSRREAYLCDIVYGTNHEFGFDYLRDNMAFQVEQLSMRELNYAIIDEVDSILIDEARTPHIISGPSMEDVSLYKQIDQVVRNFKVEDHYTADKKNHSVSMTEEGLDYAEELLDIDNIANEPKLFHHLMASVKAYALFDRDVDYVVRNNEVVIVDENTGRLMFGRRYSDGLHQALEAKEGVPVQRESQTVAVITFQNLFRLYNKLAGMTGTAKTEEDEFRKIYGLDVVTIPTHRPMIRTDHADIIYKTLEAKFRGIAFEILRLYTKQQPVLVGTRSIEMSEKVSARLTPDMLQKLILVQKLRWHNEVKKDTAKSLRDDVTNTVNRPLDEVERKELSGILSKVAESGDPTSDEVMDWFLKEYELPDSDKENLKEALEHGIPHNVLNAKFHEREALIIAEAGRKGGVTIATNMAGRGVDILLGGRIEDEQTALSRSSKGDEAFESDYASTYASYRRGGKERAAPPLPLNDQERSSLAEDVRKLGGVYILGTERHESRRIDNQLRGRSGRQGDPGESRFFVSLEDQLWKIFNANMLQNPLLKAWPPMEQVDAKFLSGMIRKTQERIENHFFEARKHVLEYDDVLNQQREHIYGMRRDILFGKHVREDLIKYVDSMINEVVENCWAFDETKGAQVYDYDKLFSELNEVFPAMDYVTVEELRQYKPGEEIAVYCIELARKAYDGKAEKLGSDLMQQFEQHVMLQAVNDRWMEHLQMVDYIREGIGLRGYGQTDPLIAYKRETYDLFQHTLRQIRDQAVRTIYQADVQARQPRVEQPQMMRVDDAEQGPDAPQPIAAQPNGAPANLDWRKVGRNDPCPCGSGKKFKACHYPLLRQEGKI is encoded by the coding sequence ATGGTTGACTATCTGAGAAAACTCTTCGACACGAGCAAGCGCGACGTGGAATCCCTCGCGCCGATCGTCGATCGCATCAATTCCTACGAAGAAGACTTCGCCGCCAAGTCCGACGAAGAGCTTCAGGAGCTTACGTTGAAGTTCAAGGAGCGCCTCAACGCGGGCGAAACGCTCGAAGACGTGTTGCCCGAGGCTTTCGCAGCGGTCCGAGAAGCCAGCAAGCGAACGCTCAAGATGCGGCACTTCGACGTGCAGCTTCTGGGAGGTCTCGTGCTTCATCAGGGCCGGATCGCGGAGATGAAGACGGGCGAAGGAAAGACCCTCGTTGCCACCCTGCCGATGTACCTGAACGCCCTCACCGGAAAGGGCGTCCACCTCGTTACCGTCAACGACTACCTGGCCCGGCGCGACGCCGCATGGATGGGTCCGATCTATCACTTCCTCGGGCTCACCGTCGGCATCATTCAGGGGCAGAGCGAGGACTCGGACGAGTTGGGCGGCAGCTTCAAGTACGTGCCGGGGGCCGACGTCGCAGGCGACCCAAGGTACGTCAACCTCGTCCCCTGCTCCCGGCGCGAGGCCTACCTTTGCGACATCGTTTACGGAACGAACCACGAGTTCGGGTTCGACTACCTCCGCGATAACATGGCGTTTCAGGTCGAACAGCTATCGATGCGGGAACTCAACTACGCGATCATCGACGAAGTGGACTCCATCCTGATCGACGAGGCCCGCACGCCGCACATCATCAGCGGCCCTTCGATGGAGGACGTTTCGCTCTACAAGCAGATCGACCAGGTGGTGCGGAATTTCAAGGTTGAAGATCACTACACCGCCGATAAGAAGAACCACAGCGTCAGCATGACCGAAGAAGGCCTCGACTACGCCGAAGAGCTTCTCGACATCGATAACATCGCCAACGAACCCAAGCTCTTCCACCACCTCATGGCGAGCGTCAAGGCCTACGCGCTGTTCGACCGCGACGTGGACTACGTGGTCCGCAACAACGAGGTCGTCATCGTCGATGAGAACACGGGACGGCTAATGTTCGGCAGACGCTATTCCGATGGGCTGCACCAGGCGCTCGAAGCCAAAGAGGGCGTCCCTGTTCAGCGCGAGAGCCAAACCGTCGCCGTCATCACGTTCCAGAACCTCTTCCGGCTCTACAACAAGCTCGCGGGTATGACGGGAACGGCCAAGACCGAAGAGGACGAGTTCCGTAAGATTTACGGACTCGACGTCGTCACGATCCCCACCCATCGCCCGATGATCCGGACCGACCATGCGGACATCATTTACAAGACCCTTGAGGCCAAGTTCAGGGGCATCGCGTTCGAGATCTTGCGGCTTTACACCAAACAACAGCCCGTACTCGTCGGCACGCGATCGATCGAAATGTCCGAAAAAGTCTCGGCGCGGTTGACGCCCGACATGCTTCAGAAGTTGATCTTGGTTCAGAAGCTACGCTGGCACAACGAGGTCAAGAAGGACACCGCCAAGAGCCTGCGAGACGACGTCACGAACACCGTTAACCGCCCGCTCGACGAGGTGGAGCGCAAAGAGCTGTCGGGGATTCTTTCGAAGGTAGCTGAATCCGGCGATCCCACCTCGGACGAAGTGATGGACTGGTTCCTGAAGGAATACGAGCTGCCTGATTCGGACAAGGAGAACCTCAAGGAGGCCCTCGAACACGGCATCCCTCACAACGTTCTCAACGCGAAGTTCCACGAACGAGAAGCGCTGATCATCGCTGAGGCCGGAAGGAAGGGCGGCGTGACCATCGCCACCAACATGGCCGGGCGCGGCGTCGACATCTTGCTCGGCGGACGGATCGAGGACGAGCAGACCGCCCTCTCCCGCTCGTCCAAGGGCGACGAGGCGTTTGAAAGCGATTACGCTTCGACGTACGCCAGCTATCGCCGAGGCGGGAAGGAGCGGGCCGCCCCCCCACTGCCCCTTAACGATCAGGAGAGAAGCTCCCTGGCGGAGGACGTCCGAAAGCTAGGCGGGGTTTACATCCTCGGTACGGAGCGGCACGAGAGCCGGCGCATCGACAACCAGTTGCGCGGACGTTCGGGACGGCAAGGCGACCCCGGCGAAAGCCGATTCTTCGTCTCCCTCGAAGACCAACTCTGGAAGATCTTCAACGCGAACATGCTCCAGAACCCGCTGCTCAAGGCTTGGCCGCCGATGGAGCAAGTGGACGCCAAGTTCCTCTCCGGAATGATCCGCAAGACCCAAGAGCGAATCGAAAACCACTTCTTCGAGGCCCGAAAGCACGTTCTCGAATACGACGATGTCCTCAACCAACAGCGCGAACACATCTACGGGATGAGGCGCGACATTCTCTTCGGGAAGCACGTTCGCGAGGACCTCATCAAGTACGTCGATTCGATGATTAACGAAGTCGTGGAGAACTGTTGGGCGTTCGATGAGACGAAGGGGGCGCAGGTCTATGACTACGACAAGCTCTTCAGCGAACTGAACGAGGTCTTCCCCGCGATGGACTACGTCACCGTCGAGGAGTTGAGGCAATACAAACCTGGCGAAGAGATCGCGGTCTACTGCATCGAACTCGCGCGCAAAGCCTACGACGGTAAGGCCGAAAAGCTGGGTTCCGACCTCATGCAGCAGTTCGAGCAGCACGTCATGCTCCAGGCCGTGAACGACCGGTGGATGGAACACCTGCAGATGGTCGATTACATCCGCGAGGGCATCGGCCTGCGGGGATACGGTCAAACCGACCCGCTCATTGCCTACAAACGGGAAACGTACGACCTATTCCAGCACACGCTGCGTCAGATTCGCGATCAGGCAGTGCGGACGATCTACCAAGCCGATGTTCAGGCGCGACAGCCACGCGTCGAGCAGCCCCAGATGATGCGAGTCGACGATGCTGAGCAAGGCCCCGATGCCCCGCAGCCGATCGCGGCGCAGCCCAATGGGGCGCCCGCGAACTTGGACTGGAGAAAGGTGGGTCGAAACGACCCCTGCCCCTGCGGAAGCGGCAAGAAGTTCAAAGCCTGCCACTATCCACTGCTCAGGCAAGAAGGCAAGATTTAA
- a CDS encoding arabinose efflux permease has translation MPRRISPLLALFLTVFLDLLAFGLVIPDIQLRGESLGARGAILGLLIATFSIAQLAFAPGMGRLSDRIGRRPILLATTSLSALAFLAYAFADNLPLMFLARVLSGIASANIGVAYAYVADVTAAENRAKGMGVVGAAFGLGFILGPPLGSFLVSLDHARHIAAHPDLPLSAQYAAQPLVLGLSAVLLSAVNWAFVYWILPESRKGREPERKLSTLATLRLGFSTKGLALLLALFFAFSFAFSNLESTYFRLSVNWFGLEQYEGALILVVVGVVSAVMQGGVVRWAAPRFGEPALVRWSYLALGPCLALIPFLKPWAPQIAVIIVTGIATGLAQPALGSLISKSSPAALQGSVFGATQALGALARILGPVAGNKLYELQPYAPYLLAGAIMAIPALGAWWVKMPGDASDRPVAEERYPQEGSPAKGTQPE, from the coding sequence ATGCCCCGCCGCATTTCGCCATTGCTGGCCCTGTTCCTGACCGTATTCCTCGATCTTTTGGCGTTCGGGCTCGTGATTCCCGACATCCAACTTCGGGGCGAGTCGCTCGGGGCGCGGGGGGCGATTCTGGGCCTACTCATCGCGACGTTCAGCATCGCGCAGCTTGCGTTCGCCCCTGGAATGGGAAGGCTGAGCGATCGCATCGGGCGTAGGCCCATCCTTCTCGCGACCACGAGCCTTTCGGCGCTCGCCTTCCTTGCCTATGCGTTTGCCGACAACCTGCCCCTGATGTTTTTGGCGAGGGTTCTTTCGGGAATCGCCAGCGCCAACATTGGAGTAGCGTACGCGTATGTGGCCGATGTCACGGCCGCAGAAAACCGCGCCAAGGGCATGGGCGTCGTCGGGGCGGCGTTCGGGCTCGGGTTCATCCTGGGCCCGCCGCTTGGGTCGTTCCTTGTGAGCCTCGACCACGCCCGGCATATCGCCGCGCACCCTGATCTTCCTCTTTCCGCCCAATACGCGGCCCAGCCCCTCGTGTTGGGGCTGTCGGCGGTGCTGCTCTCCGCCGTGAACTGGGCCTTCGTGTACTGGATTCTCCCCGAAAGCCGCAAAGGGCGCGAGCCCGAACGAAAGCTCTCGACGCTCGCGACTCTCCGGTTGGGTTTCAGCACGAAGGGCCTGGCGCTGTTGCTCGCCCTGTTTTTCGCCTTTAGCTTCGCGTTCTCCAACCTCGAAAGCACCTACTTTCGCTTGTCGGTGAACTGGTTCGGACTCGAGCAATACGAAGGGGCGCTGATTCTTGTCGTGGTCGGGGTCGTAAGCGCCGTGATGCAGGGAGGGGTCGTCAGGTGGGCGGCCCCTCGCTTTGGCGAACCGGCCTTGGTACGCTGGTCGTACCTTGCCTTGGGTCCTTGCCTCGCCCTGATCCCCTTTCTGAAGCCTTGGGCGCCGCAAATCGCCGTGATCATCGTTACCGGGATCGCCACCGGCCTGGCTCAACCTGCGCTAGGGTCGTTGATTTCGAAATCGAGCCCCGCCGCGCTCCAAGGCAGCGTTTTTGGCGCGACGCAAGCCCTCGGCGCTTTGGCTCGGATTCTGGGCCCGGTCGCGGGAAACAAACTCTATGAACTTCAGCCCTACGCCCCTTATCTGCTGGCTGGGGCCATCATGGCGATCCCTGCGCTGGGGGCGTGGTGGGTGAAGATGCCCGGCGATGCGTCTGATCGCCCAGTGGCTGAGGAGCGGTATCCTCAGGAGGGAAGCCCCGCGAAAGGCACGCAGCCAGAATGA